The genomic region GCCGGAAAGCCGAACATCGGCCCTTGGGTAACGGACGAGAAATCCGCCATGCCGAGGAACACGGCGATCACCGTGCCGATGACCATCGCCAGAAGGATCGACAAACGGGAGATGGTCGCACTGCCGATCTTGCTCAGTAGCAGCACCAGCACCAGCGTCACCGCCGCCAGACCGATGTTCGCCATGCTGCCGAAATCCGCGGCGTGGCTGTTGCCGCCCATGGCCCAGCGCGCGGCCACCGGCATCAGCGTCAGGCCGATGGTGGTGATCACAATGCCCGTCACCAGCGGCGGAAAGAACTTGGTAATCCGCGAGAACACCGGCGTGATCAGCAAACCAATCAGCGACGCGGCAATCACCGCCCCGAGAATCGACTGAAAGCCGCCCTCCCCGCCACTGCTGACAATCGCGACCATGGTCGCAACGCCTGAGAACGACACACCCTGTACCAGCGGCAACTGACATCCGAAAAACGGCAAACCCAGGGTTTGCAGCAATGTCGCCAGCCCCCCTGCAAACAATGAAGCAGCAATCAGCAAGCCGATGTCCGCCGGCGAGAGCCCGGCCGCCTGGCCGATGATCAAAGGCACCGCGACGATACCGCCGTACATGGTCAGGACGTGTTGCAGGCCATAAGCCATATTCGCGCCGATCCCGAGATTTTCATCCTCAGGCCGTTGGTGTGAAACATGGGGCGTTTTCATGGTTGGGGGGTTCCCTGGTTTTTGTTATGCGCACACTGTATTCAATACTACAAACAAATGTCCATAAAATTGTATACAGTTGACCATCAAAACAAACAACCAAATAGCCCTGTAATCGTTTCAGAACCTTAAAGCCCCACCAGCTCAGCAGTCCCACTCACACCAGAGACCGCTGGACGCTCAGGCTTTGCGCGCAGAGACTCGGAAATCACTGGCGTCAGAGTAAGTCCATGCCTCTCCCCGCACTTGCTACAGGCCGTCTCCCCCTGGGTTACAGGCGTCGAACTCATAGAACGATCATCCACTCGCTCAGCAATGACATCCCAGATTTGTCGAAGCCTTTTCACATGCAGATCGTCCCTGATGATCGACACCAATGCTTCAGCATGATCGGAGTGCCTCAGGTCAACCTCGCTATTAGAAGAACGCCGAAAAGGCTCGATGCTTAAGTCATTATCTGGATCCGCTGGCTCACCGAGCGCCAATACCGCCATCAACCGTTTCTTCAACACGGGGTTGTAGATCATTCTTTCCAGATCAAAGATCGTGCGGATGTTCATCTCGCGTAACTTCAGCGTCTTTTCGGGACCTACAGCAAGAATAAGCTGGGCCTGAGCGACCCAGTCAATCACCTCATAGAGCCCGTAAGGTGTCTCTACAAAAATCTGGATGGGGTTGATCGTTGCAAGGTTTTGTACGTCCTCGATTTCAAACTCGGCAAGTCGAAACTTCATGAATGCATCAATCCCCAAGATGATGTCCAGCGGCAATTCTTCTTGAAGCGCCTCGCTGTAACGCGAAATACGCTTCAGCCTGGCCCATGGGAATTTGGCGAAAATAACGTTCATGCATAGCGACGGGAACAGCCCGACAAGCAGTGCGACCACTGCAATCAGACGTTCCATGGTCGAGAACAAACCACTGTAAAAAACAGCAAACATGACAAACAAACCAAATAAAATATGCATTAACGAACGATAAAAAGACACTGGAGACAGATCGAAATTTGCTACCCGACGCAGCAGATATTGAACACTCCACAAATAACCGCCCAAAAATGTAAAAGAGAATACAGCCAGAAAGTTCAAACTCTTCTGCGTATTGTCTATACCGATAGCCCAATGAAAAACGCCCGTTGGCTCTATTCCACCAAGCGTCAATAGAACGGCAAAAAAACCTACCGTCGACATCAAAGCGTAGAGAAACACGGGGATCATGTAATAAAAGACCGTATGGGCTTTATCAGCTCGACTCTGGAGCTCCGAAGCGGGCCTGTACTTATATTTCACCAATTCAAAGGAAGGGATTATCAGCGGCGTCCCACCTGCCTTCATTGCGAATCCGAACAGTTTTTCCAGGTCTGCCACAATTTCGTATCGACTTGCTCGAATATTACTTCTTCCCACAAAAATTCCTATGGGAAAAATCACTCCAAAAACCACCGCAACAAAGTACGACACATAATTCAGATTGGTCACGGTGCAAACCTCCCAGTCTAACTTCCGAATCCGTCCCTGTTGCAACGTTGCTGGCTTGGCTATGCTACGGCATGACTGCTCGACCCAGCACGTGACAAACGCACCATTGACTGCACCTGCAAAAGCAACACACCCTTAACTTAAATACGCCTGACTTAACTTGTAGTTGAATAAACAAGGACCGCCAAACAAAACAGAAACCCTTTTATAATATAAATAACCAGCATTATGGCAATTTGACATAAGCCCATAATAAATCCACCCTACACAATAGCTGGACACGGTATACAGCAGTAACTACACAGGGGTGACACCCTTGTTTCACCCGATGTTCGCTCCAGCGACATCGGGTCCTTATGGCTATTATTTTCGAATGGTAATTAATTGATTTATAACGCCCCCCAACTCTGGGTGCTGCGGTACGCGTATATCAAACTCATTTTCCAGCAACCCGATCAGCTCATCCACACCCGTCACCTGCCGCCGCTCGCTCTCGCCTCCCATGTGATGAATGGCAAAACTGCCGTTGTTCAGCGTGCGTCGCCATCCCTCCCCTGTTCGCGCCACCATCAACTGCTTCACGAAGGATGAATCGGGATGGGTCGAGACGTACCAGTTGCCGAGGGTGTAATCGATGTCTTCCTGACGTTGCAGATCGAAGATGTACATCGCCCGCCATTCACCACCAACGTTGGCGCGCAGGGTGTAGCCGTCTGCATGCTGTTCGATGCGATAGGGTTCATGAGGGGTGAGCTGTTCGGCATCGGTGTCGAGGATCAGCGGTGCCGTGGGCACCATGCCGCCGAAGCCGACGTCGGTGATGTAGCGCACGCCGTCGAGGGTCACCAGGCTCAAACGGTGAGTGCGTGCGGCCCACGCGCCTTCGGGCTGGTCCATCACCACGCGGCCGGTGATGCCACGCGCGTCGAAGCCCAGCGTCTGCAGCAAAGTCAGGAACAGGTTGTTGAGTTCGTAGCAATAGCCACCGCGACCGTCGTGCAACACTTTCTGCTCGATGGACGGCAGGTCGATGAGCACCGGTTGCCCCAACAATGTGTTGAGGTTTTCGAACGCAAAGGCACCGGTGTGGCGCAGTTGCAGTTGACGCAGGGTGTCCAGGGTCGGTGCCGGGGCTGCGTCGAAGCCCAGGCGTTGCAGGTACAGCGCAAGATTTGTCAGTTGTGGTTCGCTCATCGCTCAATCCTTATGCATGGAGCCTGCGGATCGCTCCGCCAATGGCCGCCATGTATAAGGGAAAAAGCGCTGGGACCGATAATTGATTTCGCCAATCGCCGCACGCGCCAAACTATCGCCGTTTGCGCGAACCCAATCGAATCCACGTCGGCGCGTGATCGCTGGCATGAGGTTCGTTGCGAACCCAGGCATCGACGCCAGCCTCTTGCAGGTAAGGACTCGCGGCCTGGTTAAGCAGCAGATGATCGATGCGCAGTCCCGAGTTTTTTTGCCAGTGCTGGCGGAAGTAGTCCCAAAAGGTGTAAATCCGCTCCTCCGGGTACAGATGACGCAGGGAATCGGTCCAGCCCTGATCCAGCAGACGCTGATAACACGCACGACTCTCGGGTTGCAGCAGCGCGTCCTTGAGCCAGGAGCGTGGGTTGTAGATGTCCATATCGGTGGGCACCACGTTGTAGTCGCCGGCCAGCACCACCGGATGGTCGCTGCTTTGAAGGTCCTTGGCGTACGAGATCAGACGTTCAAACCACGCCAGCTTGTAATGGAACTTCGGCCCCGGCTGCGGGTTGCCGTTGGGCAGGTACAGACAGCCCACCAGCACCCCGTGCACCGCCGCTTCGATGTAGCGGCTATGGGTGTCGCTATCATTGCCCGGCAAACCGCGCCGGCTCTCCAGCGGTTGCGCATCGCGCGCAAGAATTGCCACCCCGTTCCACGACATCTGGCCCTGCCAGATCGCGCCATAACCAGCCGCCTCCAGCTCCGCGGCAGGGAATGCCCCGTCCGCCGATTTGAGCTCCTGTAGGCAGGCGATGTCTGGCTGCTCCCGCGCCAGCCACGCCAGTAGATTCGGCAGGCGTGCGCGCATGCCATTGACGTTGAAGGTGGCGATTTTCAGGTTGTTCATGGTCCGACGCTCGCAACGGATGGGCGGTATCCAATTGTGACCGGGGGGCGCCACGGCAGTTGCCGTGGCGGATGTAACAGGCGACTAAAGGTGCGCGCCCTGCTGCGCAAAGTCTTTCTGCGAGGCGTTGAGCAACGGCAGCAGCGCATACCTGTCCACCGGACGACTGAGGTAAAACCCCTGCACTTCATGGCACTGATCAGAGATCAGGAAGTCCAGTTGCTCCAGCGTCTCAACCCCCTCAGCCGTCACCGTCAGGCCCATGGCCTTGCCCAGGTTGATGATCGCCTGAACCACGGCGCGATCATTGCTGCCGCTGCTCATGGACGAAATAAAGCGCTTGTCTATCTTGATCCCGTCGAACGGATACGTGCGCAAATAACCCAGCGAAGAATAACCAGTGCCAAAGTCGTCCATGTTCAGGCGCACGCCCAACTCCTTGAGTGCATTCATGGTCGCCAAGGCGCCATCGACGTCGATGAGCATCACGTTTTCAGTGATCTCCAATTCCAGTCGACTGGCGGGCAATCGGCTCTGGATCAACGCCTCCCGGACATCCTCGATCACATCGCTACGGGCAAACTGCACCGGCGACAGGTTGACCGACACCATCATCGCCCCCGGCCAGGTCAGTGCCGTCTCGCAGGCCTCGCGCAGCACCCAGCGACCCAATGGCACGATCAGATCGGTTTGCTCGGCCAACGGGATAAACGCATCGGGGCTCAACAAGCCTTGCACTGGATGCTGCCAGCGCAGCAGCGCTTCGACCGAGACGATGCGCTTGCCATCGACGTGATAACGCGGCTGGTAATGCATCACGAATTCGTTGTTCTTGATCGCCTGACGCAGATCGTTTTCCAGTTGCCGGCGATGCTGGATCTGATCGTTCATGTGCGCGGCAAAATAGCACCAGGTTTTCTTGCCATCAGACTTGGCCTGATACAACGCGATATCGGCACAACGAATCAGCTCCTGCGCAATGTGGCCCTGGCGCCGACTCAAGGCGACGCCGATGCTCGCGCTGATGTGCAGTGTGTGATGGTCGTAATGAATCGGCTGATGCAGGCTGTCGAGCAAGCGTTCGCAAAACCGGTCGATTTCCGCGTGGCTGTCCATGCTATGGAGCACCAGCACGAACTCGTCGCCACCCAGTCGGGCGACCAGATCGATGTCCCGCGTGCACTCGCGCAAACGGGTGGCAACTTCCAGCAATACCGCATCGCCGGCCGGGTGGCCGAGGGAATCGTTGATCGGCTTGAAATTATCCAGGTCGATCATCAACAGCGTCAGTGCTGCCGACTGCTCTTTGAGTGCCAGCGCCTCTTCGAGGTAGCGCGCCAGTTTGTTGCGGTTCGGCAGCCCGGTCAGGGCGTCGTGTAACGACAGGTGCTGGATCTGCGCATGGGCGGCGACTTCATCGGTGATGTCGCTGGCCGTCCCGCGATAGCCCAGCACCGCGCCCTTGCGCTGGATCGGCCGTGCCGACACCCGGCAGACCCGCTGTTGCCCCGACTGATCGCGGTAAGAGCACCGCAAGTGGCTGACGGCGTGCTCTTCATCGAGTTTGTTCAGCCACAGTGATAACGGCGTTGTATCGCAAAGGAGCAATTGCCCGATGTTCTGCCCCAGCCATTGCTGATCGGAGAACCCGGTGACGGTGCTGAAGCGCCCCGAAAGATACGTGATGCAATGCTGGTCGTCGATCTCCCAGATCCAGTCGGACGCAGCTTCGGCCACCGCACGGAAACGCTCTTCACTGGCCTCCAGCGCCTGGTTCGACAAATCGAGACTGGTGTAACTGGCATCCACATGACCGGACGTGCGCAGGACATAGCGAAAGAAGTAAGCGGTCAACAACGCCAGAATCAGCAGCGCCCCGCCCAGTGGCGGCAACAGCGACCAGAGCAATTGATGACCCGGTCGCTCGAGTCGGGGGACCAGACTATAACCGGTGCCAGCGAGGGCAATGGCGGGTTGACCGGGAGCGATGGCGTTGTCAGGCGCCAAGCTCAAGTCGTGCAAACCGTAATCGGCGCTCAAGGTGCTGAGCTTTTCTGGGTTCAGCTGGTCGACGTATATAAGCACCGAAGTGCTTTTGGGATCGACCGCCGGGCGTTCGTCATTAGGCACAATCGCAGCGGCAGACAGCAGCGCGGGCTTGCCCTCGAACAAGGTGTAGCGGCTGACGGGTTTGATGAGGCTCTCCTGATTCTGAACCTCGTCAATGAGCGTTGCCATTGATGTCGACAGGTAAGCCGTGGCCTCTCCCTGCACCTGAAGGCCACGCACCACGGCGTATTTTGTTCGCTGAACATCGACCACGAAAACACCTTCGTAGTGGTCCATGGTGAACAGGGTTTTACCCACATTCTGCTCGACGTAGGCCCACTGCACATCGACCTCGCCGTTCAGGTGGTCATAAGCCGACGTCCAGTTGGCATAACTGGCGATGTAGTTTTTCGTGGCGGTGATGCGGTTTTCCAGCGCGCGTTGGGTATAGAAGGTGGTCTTGGCCAGGTCCTCGGCATCGAGCCGCCCGGCAATACTGAACAGGGCGACCAACGCGATCAGCACCCCAACCACAAACAGCAGACCGACGATGAAAATCAGGTTGCGGGTAATCGGGGTATGGCGCACAGGTGCAGCGGTGGTAACGGCAGATAAATCCATGCACTTGATCCTGTCAATCGATTGCCCGATCGGAATGAGACCGGCGGGCCCGGTCGGTCAGGTGTGACAGCCAGGCTCTCTCACTGACCATAGCAGTCATGCTCGATCAACGCCCCTGGATAACACAAGTCATTGCGGTACTTGAAGAACCGGTCACAGGAACCCTTGCCGATCGATGGCCGCAAGCGTCATCGATCCGAACGTATCAGCGCCTCGACGCCCCCTTCCATCGACAACACTGCCGAGCGGTTGCGCCCTGAGTGCTTGGCCTGGTACAGCGCCGCATCCGCACGCTTGATCAACATTTCGGTGCTGTCGTGCACCGTCGGTACAAACGAATAACAGCCAAGACTGACCGTCAGATAGCCCGTGGGCGAACCGCTGTGGGTGATGTTTTTGTCCATGACGCTGCGGCGGATTTGCTCGGCGATCGTCAGTGCTCCATGAATATCGGTGTCCGGCAGCAACACCGCGAACTCTTCACCGCCGTAGCGCACCGCCAGATCGGCCTGGCGGTGACAGCAACTCTTGACTGCCCGCGCCACTTCGGCCAGGCAATGGTCCCCGGCCACATGACCGTACGTGTCGTTGTAGCGCTTGAAGTAATCGATATCGAGCATGATCAGGCTCAGCGGGCTCGACCGCCGGGCACCACGCCCGAACTCTGTCTCCAGCGCCCGTTCGAACAAGCGGCGGTTGGCCAACCCGGTCAGGCTGTCGTGGGTCGCGATCAACTCCAGGGTTTTCTGCGCCTTGCGCAAATCCGCCTCGACGCGCTCGCCCGCGCGCACCTGATAAATGAACACCCAACCAAACAAGCCAACGCCCAAAACAACCAGGGCGACGATCACGCCGGATTGAATCGCCGTGTCGTACCAGCCCTTGAGGATGGCGTCCCTGGACGACGCCGCCGCGACCACCACCGGATAGGCATCGAGCTGACGGTAGCCATACAACCGAGGGATGCCATCGACCACTGAGTTGATCATGGCGTTACCCGATATGGCGTTGGGCAAGAGTTTCTGAAAGATCTCGCCCTGAGCCAACGACGTGCCGATCTGCGACTCCACAAACGGCCGTCGCGCCAGCAGTGTTCCATCGGTCAATGCCAAGAACATCGCGCCGTTGTCGTCGAGGCTGAAGCTTTTGAAGAACTGATCGAAGTACGACATCTTGATCCCGGCCAGCAGCACCCCCTGGAAATGACCGTTCTGATCGTTTACCCGCCTGGAAACCGGAATGATCCACTCGCCATTTTCCCGACTGCGAATTGCCGGGCCGATGTGCGCCAGGGTTGAGATGTTTTGCTGGTGAAACCTGAAATACTCGCGATCCGCCACACCCGCCCCGTGGGGTAGATCCTCGAATGACGTCACGACCCATTGCCCTCGCTTGTCGAACAGAAATATCCCGTGCAACTGATGCAGCACCTGCACCCGCCGCGCGAAGGTTTTCTGCAAGCGTGGCGTCTGGGCAGCGTCGAAACCTTCAGCCTGTATCCAGTCCACCAGACTGGCCAGTACCAGATCAGCCTTCATGAACGTGTCTTCGGCGTGCTGCGCCATGGCCCGGGTCAGGTTCGACGACGACACCTCGGCCAACGCCAGGTCGTGTCGACGCGACTGCTCCAGTTGCAGGTAAAGCAGCCCGCAGAGACAAAGGCAAACCGCTGCAATAAACAGCACCGCAGCCTTGAGCAAAGGCAGCCGTTTCAAGGCACCGCCGGGCGCGGGGTGCGAGTCGTGAAGAGGGATAGGCAAAAGCGTGTCCTGAAAGGGTAAGGCATGGGCAGCGGCCCAAAACCCTCATTTTTTGTGAGCTTAGTCTACGGGGTTATGCGGGGTAAACAGAGGATTGGGGGATAAATGGTTGTATTTCAATCGCATGACGCAAGGCAAAACCACATTACCTTGAAGGAGCTACGATTAACTGACATCACGACAGGAAATCGAAATGAGTAAAGCAGACGAACTCGCCGCGAAGCTGAAACAATCCCGGCCAACCCGTGCCGACGCGACCATCGCCGATCAGGCCATCGACAGCTGGCCCGCCCAGGTCTACGAGCTGTATCACCAGATCGAAGCCTGGCTGCAACCCCTGATCGAGGTGGGCCTGAAGCTGCGACGTAATTCCACTCACGTGTTCGAGAGTGCGCCGGACGGCGCGACTTACGATTACGCCATCGACCAACTGCTGATCGAAGGCAACCACCACGGCATCGCCTTCAATCCCGTCGCGCGCTTCACCGCCGACGGTGCCGGGCGAATCGAGATCCACTCGATAGGGAAAGAACTCGCCCTGTTGCGTACAGTGAACGAACACGGCGAGACGCAGTGGTGGCTGCAGGCGATCGAGCAATCCGGACAACAACCGGATGCGATCGCGCTGACGGAACACAATTTGTTGCTGGCCGTGCAAGAAGGCCTGGGGCTTTAAGGCCTACAACGTGCTCTGCTCCGCCGCCACCGAGGGAGGCGCCGCTCGCCTCCCGTCCAGTGCCGGCCGCTCTGAAGGCCGATTCAACGCTTGCAACACCGGGGAATCATAGCCATACACATCGGGCTTGAATGTCACGCGCCCGTCAAGACTCAGGTCCACCGTCCAGTAGGCCAACAGCACCGGCACTTTCACCGGGAGAGTGATGTTCTCTGTCTTGCCGTTGGCTAACTGCTTTTGAATCCCTTCGCTGTTCCAGTGAACCGGATCGTTGAATAAAAGCTCCACCAATTGCAGTGGGTTCTCTACCCGAATACAGCCGGAGCTGGTCGCGCGATTGGATTTGGCGAACAACTCTCGATGCGGCGTGTCATGCAGATAAATCGAATAGTCATTGGGAAAACGAATCACCACCTGCCCCAGCGAGTTATCCGACCCGGCATCCTGACGCAGGGTAAGGCCGCGCGGGTTGTCCCAATCGACAGTCGAGGGATCGAGCACATTGCCGTCTCGATCGATCACGCGAATCCGGCTTGCCTCGAGGTAGCCAGGATTGTCACGAATTTTCGGCAGCATGTCCTTGAGCAGAATCGTCGGCGGCACGGTCCAGGTGGGGTTGAAGGTGACGTAAGTGATCGCGGATTGAAAAATCGGCGTGCTGCGAAACGGCTTGCCGACCTGCACCCGTGAGCGCCAGATCGGTTTGCCATCGCGATAGAACGCGACCTTATACCCGGCGATATCAACCACGACGAAGGTGCCCTGAAGTTTGTACAGCAGCCACCGCGCCCGCTCCATGTTCACCCGCACCTGATCGATTCGCGCCTCGACTGACACATTCAGTTCCGCGAGTGTCGCCGGCCCCGCTACACCGTCCGCCCCAAGGTATTGCTCGGTCTGATACTTCTTCACCGCCGCGGTGACGGCGTCGTCGTAGTCGGTGCGAGCAGTCACTTGCGTGGCGAGATAACCGCCCGCCGCCAGGCGGGCTCGCAATAGCGCGACCGAGGCGTCGTCCATGCCGGGCCTGAGCGTCTGCCCTGCCGGGATCTTTGGCCAGCCGCCCCGATCACGAACCTTGCGCAGTTGCGCCAGGCCCTGGCGCAACGTGCTGTAAACCGCTTCCTGGGGCGGTGCCTGGGCAAAGGCGCGCGCGATGTCATGGCTGTCGAGGGCGGCGAAAAACTTATTGACGTCCTCCCGAGGATCGACGCCAACGGGGTCGAAGTTCCAGTGGATGTCCAGCCGCGCAGGGTCGACCTTGCCGCGTCGCAACTGCAGCAGCGCCGTGATGAACGTCTGGGTGGCGGAGATATCAAACGCTGCCCGTTGCCCGGGGGTTGGGGTGGTTGTCTGCATCAACGCGCGGGCCTCGGCCAACTCGGTGATCCGGAAATCCGCGGGGTTCAAGCCATCGGCCTGGGTGTCGCCCAGGCTTTTCACCAACTGGGCAACATCGTCATCGTTCGTCCAGGCGGCCCGATAGCCACGATGGCTATAAAAATCCAGCACCACTCGGTTCACATCAACACGTTGATGGCCCGGCGACGTGAGCAGCGGCGGAAACGCCGAACTCAATGGCGCCAATTCCGCCTGAATCGCTTGGCCGACATAATCGCCGGGTGCCGCTTCAGCCGCAACGCTGACGGAAGATACCGGCTCAATCGGCGAAGTTTGTCCGATCGCCGTGCCGCTTATCAGAAAGCCCATAAAAAACATGCGGCTTATGACGAATAACCTTGTTAATTGCGTCATGGATAATCCTTAATCTCCCGTTTTCAACCGGCTAGCGTCGTGGGCGCTGCTAGACTCGAAATATTCAGATGAGACTTGCATATGGCCCCAGATCGCTTCGGCTGCTTAATGACGGCCCTGTTGCTGACCGTTTTTTCATTACCGGCAGCCTACGCCGATTCGCTTGAAGCCGCCTTGGTCAAAGCGGCCCCCGATGCCAACGCCAAAGTCATTGCCTTGGCCGTTCGCGCCTCCCAATGCAGCCGAGCCCAAGGCTCGGCCCCAGTGCAGAGACTGGCAGTGATCGATTATTCCCTGCCCTCCACCGTACAACGCCTTTGGGTATTCGACCTTAAACAACGCAAATTGTTGTTCCACGAACTGGTCGCCCACGGTCGCAACAGTGGCGAGAACATGGCCAGCCAATTCTCCAATCAGAATGCCAGCTACGCCACCAGCCTGGGTTTGTACCGCACCCAGTCCAGTTATGTCGGGCAAAACGGTTATTCCCTGCGCATGGAAGGTCTGGAACCGGGTTTCAACGACAACGCTTTCGAGCGAGCGATCGTCATTCACGGCGCGCCTTACGTCAGCCCTGCCCTGGCGCGGGCCAACGGCCGAATCGGCAGAAGTCTCGGCTGCCCGGCGGTGAGACCTGCGATAGCACATCAGCTGATCGACTCGATGAAGGACGGCCAGCTGTTGTTTTCTTACTATCCGGATCAGCGTTGGTTGAAGTCTTCTTCGTATATCAATTGCGCTAATGCCACCGTGGCGGATTCGTCCAAGCCCAACAGCAACCGCTGAATACAGCATGAAACTGTCAAAACTGTAATCTTGACCTCAGCCTGCTGAAAGGCACCGCCCGTTAGCCTCCTCCTCATTAAGCCCTCTTCCCTGCGCTCAGGATGGACCCGAGGGCTTCATCAGGCTGACGGACGGGATAAAACGGCATGCATTCCAACACCTCAAGACGCACCTTCGTGAAGGGCCTGGCCGCTGGCGGGGTCCTGGCTGGCCTTGGTCTGTGGCGCACGCCGGTCTGGGCGGTCACCAGCCCCGGCGAACCGAATGTGCCGGCCGGTACTGAGTTTGACCTGTTCATCGGCGAAACCGCGGTCAACATCACCGGTAACCCTCGAACGGCGATGACCATCAACGGCGGCATTCCCGGCCCCCTGCTGCGCTGGCGTGAAGGCGACACCGTCACGCTACGGGTGAAAAACAAACTCAAGGACAGCACCTCCATTCACTGGCACGGCATTTTGCTGCCGGCCAACATGGACGGCGTGCCAGGCCTGAGCTTTCACGGCATCGAGCCGAACGGGATGTATGTCTACCAGTTCAAAGTCCGGCAGAACGGCACTTACTGGTACCACAGCCATTCGGGCTTTCAGGAGCAGTCCGGGGTTTATGGGCCGCTGGTGATCGATGCCAAGGACCCGGAGCCTTTCCAGTACGACCGCGATTACGTGGTGATGCTCACCGACTGGACCGACGAAGACGCCGTCGGCCTGATGAAAAAACTCAAGAAACAATCGGACTACTACAACTACAACAAACGCACCGTGGGCGATTTCATCCACGACGTCAGCGAGAAAGGCTGGGGCTCGACGGTGGCCGATCGCAAGATGTGGGCCGAGATGAAGATGAACCCTACCGATCTGGCCGACGTCAGCGGCGCCACTTACACCTACTTGATGAACGGCCAGGCGCCGAACATGAACTGGACGGGCGTATTCCGCCCCGGCGAAAAGCTGCGCCTGCGTTTTATCAACGGCTCGTCCATGACCTACTTCGACGTGCGCATCCCGGGCTTGAAAATGACCGTAGTCGCGGCCGATGGCCAACACGTCAAACCGGTGAGCGTCGACGAGTTCCGCATCGCAGTGGCGGAGACGTTCGATGTGATTGTCGAGCCGACCCAGGACGCCTACACCCTGTTCGCCCAGTCGATGGATCGAACAGGTTATGCCCGCGGCACCCTGGCGGTGAAGGCCGGGTTGTCGGCACCGATTCCACTGCTGGATCCACGGCCGCTGCTGACCATGGATGACATGGGCATGGGCGGCATGGATCACGGCAGCAAGGGCGGTGACATGGCGGGGATGGACCACGGTGCCATGCAAGGCATGGACGGCGGCGACATGCAGGGCATGGACAGCATGGCTGGGATGGATCACAGCAGCATGGCCATGGGTGGCATGGCCGGAATGGCCGGGATGCAATCCCATCCCGACACGGAAAAAGACAACCCGCTGGTGGACATGCAAGCCATGAGCACCACGCCAAAACTCGACGACCCGGGGATCGGCCTGCGCAACAACGGCCGCCGTGTGCTGACCTACTCCGACCTGCGCAGCACCTTCGAAGACCCGGACGGCCGCGAGCCCGGTCGTACCATCGAGCTGCACCTGACCGGCCACATGGAGAAGTTCGCCTGGTCGTTCAACGGCGTGAAGTTCTCCGACGCCGAACCCGTGCGGCTCAAGTACGGCGAGCGGGTTCGGGTGGTGTTGGTGAACGACACGATGATGACCCACCCCATTCATTTGCACGGTATGTGGAGCGACCTCGAAGACGAGAACGGCCAGTTCATGGTGCGCAAACACACCATCGACATGCCGCCGGGATCAAAGCGCAGCTATCGGGTCACCGCCGACGCGCTAGGCCGCTGGGCCTATCACTGCCATCTCCTGTACCACATGGAAATGGGCATGTTC from Pseudomonas sp. GGS8 harbors:
- the xth gene encoding exodeoxyribonuclease III translates to MNNLKIATFNVNGMRARLPNLLAWLAREQPDIACLQELKSADGAFPAAELEAAGYGAIWQGQMSWNGVAILARDAQPLESRRGLPGNDSDTHSRYIEAAVHGVLVGCLYLPNGNPQPGPKFHYKLAWFERLISYAKDLQSSDHPVVLAGDYNVVPTDMDIYNPRSWLKDALLQPESRACYQRLLDQGWTDSLRHLYPEERIYTFWDYFRQHWQKNSGLRIDHLLLNQAASPYLQEAGVDAWVRNEPHASDHAPTWIRLGSRKRR
- a CDS encoding EAL domain-containing protein; the protein is MDLSAVTTAAPVRHTPITRNLIFIVGLLFVVGVLIALVALFSIAGRLDAEDLAKTTFYTQRALENRITATKNYIASYANWTSAYDHLNGEVDVQWAYVEQNVGKTLFTMDHYEGVFVVDVQRTKYAVVRGLQVQGEATAYLSTSMATLIDEVQNQESLIKPVSRYTLFEGKPALLSAAAIVPNDERPAVDPKSTSVLIYVDQLNPEKLSTLSADYGLHDLSLAPDNAIAPGQPAIALAGTGYSLVPRLERPGHQLLWSLLPPLGGALLILALLTAYFFRYVLRTSGHVDASYTSLDLSNQALEASEERFRAVAEAASDWIWEIDDQHCITYLSGRFSTVTGFSDQQWLGQNIGQLLLCDTTPLSLWLNKLDEEHAVSHLRCSYRDQSGQQRVCRVSARPIQRKGAVLGYRGTASDITDEVAAHAQIQHLSLHDALTGLPNRNKLARYLEEALALKEQSAALTLLMIDLDNFKPINDSLGHPAGDAVLLEVATRLRECTRDIDLVARLGGDEFVLVLHSMDSHAEIDRFCERLLDSLHQPIHYDHHTLHISASIGVALSRRQGHIAQELIRCADIALYQAKSDGKKTWCYFAAHMNDQIQHRRQLENDLRQAIKNNEFVMHYQPRYHVDGKRIVSVEALLRWQHPVQGLLSPDAFIPLAEQTDLIVPLGRWVLREACETALTWPGAMMVSVNLSPVQFARSDVIEDVREALIQSRLPASRLELEITENVMLIDVDGALATMNALKELGVRLNMDDFGTGYSSLGYLRTYPFDGIKIDKRFISSMSSGSNDRAVVQAIINLGKAMGLTVTAEGVETLEQLDFLISDQCHEVQGFYLSRPVDRYALLPLLNASQKDFAQQGAHL
- a CDS encoding arylamine N-acetyltransferase translates to MSEPQLTNLALYLQRLGFDAAPAPTLDTLRQLQLRHTGAFAFENLNTLLGQPVLIDLPSIEQKVLHDGRGGYCYELNNLFLTLLQTLGFDARGITGRVVMDQPEGAWAARTHRLSLVTLDGVRYITDVGFGGMVPTAPLILDTDAEQLTPHEPYRIEQHADGYTLRANVGGEWRAMYIFDLQRQEDIDYTLGNWYVSTHPDSSFVKQLMVARTGEGWRRTLNNGSFAIHHMGGESERRQVTGVDELIGLLENEFDIRVPQHPELGGVINQLITIRK
- a CDS encoding GGDEF domain-containing protein — protein: MPIPLHDSHPAPGGALKRLPLLKAAVLFIAAVCLCLCGLLYLQLEQSRRHDLALAEVSSSNLTRAMAQHAEDTFMKADLVLASLVDWIQAEGFDAAQTPRLQKTFARRVQVLHQLHGIFLFDKRGQWVVTSFEDLPHGAGVADREYFRFHQQNISTLAHIGPAIRSRENGEWIIPVSRRVNDQNGHFQGVLLAGIKMSYFDQFFKSFSLDDNGAMFLALTDGTLLARRPFVESQIGTSLAQGEIFQKLLPNAISGNAMINSVVDGIPRLYGYRQLDAYPVVVAAASSRDAILKGWYDTAIQSGVIVALVVLGVGLFGWVFIYQVRAGERVEADLRKAQKTLELIATHDSLTGLANRRLFERALETEFGRGARRSSPLSLIMLDIDYFKRYNDTYGHVAGDHCLAEVARAVKSCCHRQADLAVRYGGEEFAVLLPDTDIHGALTIAEQIRRSVMDKNITHSGSPTGYLTVSLGCYSFVPTVHDSTEMLIKRADAALYQAKHSGRNRSAVLSMEGGVEALIRSDR